The DNA sequence ACCTGGTCTGGAGTTATAGCATTCAAGAGATGAAACCGAACAAAATGTGGCGCATGAGTCTTTGGTTGTATGCTGGTATAGGGAACGTTACGGAATCTCTCAACATGTCATTGCGAGGGTTTTTTCCGAAGCAATCTCTTCTGAAACTTGTAAAGGATTGCTTCGGACAAGACCCTCGCAATGACTGGCGGGGTAGTCTTTCCTCTGTTGAGGATAGGTTCGGTTTCATCGTTGAAGTACTATAGTATCTGGAATCATTTGAAGAAGAGAGAGGTTTCCGTACAGAAATAGGTTTTGGGATAGCTTCTAGTATGTTGGGTTGAGGAACGAAACCTCAACATCTTTCTTGAACTTCTCTTTACCATAGAGATATAATGCAAACAGAATAAAATTCAAAGATTTATAAAGATATGGTAACATGAGTTACAAATGGAAACTTAGAGGGCTTTGTTACATTATCTGCCTTAAACATTCTTCATTATTTGGTACATCTTCATGGGAGGCTTAACATGCTCAAATCAAAATGCTTAGTGTCCATGCTTGCGATTATTCTTTTCGTTGGTTGTTCAACAGTGCCCATAACAGGGAGAAGACAGCTTTCCTTTGTACCGCAGTCTCAGCTTTTTACCTTAAGCCAGGATAGTTACCATCAGTTGTTGTCCGAATCAAAGCTCTCTAACGATGCAGGAAAAAAAGAGATGGTGGTAAAAGTGGGGAAGAGCATAGCACAATCAGCAGAACAATTCATGCGTGAAAACGACATGGAAGAAGAGATAAAGAATTATGAGTGGGAGTTTAACCTCATTGAAGATGATAAAACAGTAAATGCCTTTTGTATGCCGGGGGGAAAGATTGCTGTATATACAGGCATCCTCCCTGCTACTCAGGATGAGACCGGACTTGCTGTTGTATTGGGACACGAGGTTGCGCATGCTATAGCAAACCATGGTGGTGAAAGGATGAGCCAGCAATTGTTAGTACAATTAGGTGCAACTGGCTTATCGGTAGCATTAAGCCAGCAGCCGGCGCAAACACAACAAATATTGTTACAGGCCTATGGGGCAGGTACGAATATTGGTTTTATTTTGCCGTATAGCCGCAGTCACGAACTTGAGGCTGACCATATTGGCCTCATTCTCATGGCAAGGGCTGGCTACAACCCCAGGGAAGCTATTTCATTCTGGCAGAGGATGGGTAAAATGGGAGGAGAAAGGCCGCCAGAATTCTTATCTACCCATCCGGAACCGGAAAGAAGGATAGAAGATATCAAAAAAGAATTACCTGAGGCTATGAAATACTATAAAAAGTAAAATCCCGTAGAAGTGTATTGCAATACGCTCCTACTTCAACTCTTTAAATTAAACTTCCTTAAGATGTAGGGCGAGGCTTTAGCCTTGCTCCCGCCACTTGAACGTACATGGGAGAGAGCAACCCTAAAGGGTTGCCCTACGGAATTGAAATCCTTGTACATTTAATTAGGCCTTCGTCGACTTTTTATAACACCGATGTAGGGGCAGGTTTTAAACCTGCCCCAACAACAAAACATTGAAATTCCTAAACATTTTAAACTAAACCTTCAGCAACTTTTCAGTATCAGACTGACACTAATCACTGATACTGACACTTCATGTCTTTGTGGTTACTTCGAAATTCCCAAATATTTAAATTCACAAAAGAATTCTCAAAATTTCTATGGACTTATAAAATCAAGTTATTTATGCTTCCTCCTCTAAAAGAGAAAACAACAATTTGGGAGGAAGTATTTGGACATCTTCACCAATTCACAAAAAGGATACCCATCCTCTTTTATACATCACCTAATAAGGTGGCTCTTCGCCCTGCCAACAAAAACGTATCCTCAAATTTTTCCTATTCAATTTCTTTATCACTATGTAAGAACTAAGCAACAGGTATGGTGTCATTTTGACCTACCGGCTGGTGTAATTGCTAACTCATTCGTGGTTTTTGATAAAGCACATCTTTATTCATGTTTTACAGGTAAAGATAGAAAACAAAAAAACAGACGTATGCA is a window from the Candidatus Jettenia sp. genome containing:
- a CDS encoding M48 family metallopeptidase is translated as MLKSKCLVSMLAIILFVGCSTVPITGRRQLSFVPQSQLFTLSQDSYHQLLSESKLSNDAGKKEMVVKVGKSIAQSAEQFMRENDMEEEIKNYEWEFNLIEDDKTVNAFCMPGGKIAVYTGILPATQDETGLAVVLGHEVAHAIANHGGERMSQQLLVQLGATGLSVALSQQPAQTQQILLQAYGAGTNIGFILPYSRSHELEADHIGLILMARAGYNPREAISFWQRMGKMGGERPPEFLSTHPEPERRIEDIKKELPEAMKYYKK